The following are from one region of the Acipenser ruthenus chromosome 19, fAciRut3.2 maternal haplotype, whole genome shotgun sequence genome:
- the LOC117424324 gene encoding plasmolipin-like, giving the protein MDEFPAKVSTETSSQPTQSNSGFRGFSVGPVKMDVLFIRTIPGILMIVEIVLGLLVWALIAGSTTLNQAFGWVMFVSVTLWVITTCLFVVYFLSVPEKIQFVPWPIVMMIFNVIATVLYITAFITNAASVPTKWAPDYNNLAAAAFFACLVMIAYCASSFFSFTAFRGQGSNAATNQATGHLPA; this is encoded by the exons ATGGATGAATTTCCAGCTAAAGTCAGCACCGAAACCAGCTCACAGCCAACCCAGTCCAATTCCGGCTTCCGTGGGTTCTCAGTGGGACCTGTCAAAATGGATGTGTTGTTTATTAGGACTATTCCTGGGATACTGATGATCGTGGAAATC GTTCTGGGTTTACTGGTGTGGGCTCTGATTGCTGGTTCCACAACCTTGAACCAGGCATTTGGATGGGTGATGTTTGTTAGCGTCACACTCTGGGTTATAACAACCTGCCTGTTTGTGGTTTACTTCCTGAGTGTGCCcgaaaaaatacaatttgttccTTGGCCTATTGTG ATGATGATCTTTAATGTTattgctactgtactgtacatcactGCCTTCATAACCAACGCAGCATCAGTTCCTACAAAGTGGGCTCCAGATTACAACAATCTGGCAGCGGCAGCT TTCTTTGCATGTCTGGTTATGATCGCCTACTGTGCAAGCTCCTTCTTCAGCTTCACTGCGTTCCGAGGACAGGGCAGCAACGCAGCAACAAACCAAGCGACCGGACACCTCCCAGCATAG
- the tmppe gene encoding transmembrane protein with metallophosphoesterase domain, which produces MTTFGKLSVEVKVAIASGVVFFSMFISRTFLTENVDKVTRSKLFRFQFLLLVNCLMLLGSLYIWKKTVVTLCRASGPASYLTGCWKCTVLLFLAFAHLSYFTLLYLVSEEPYTFSLIAYTCLGSYVILLFFLFTFGCIEQGYRLLARRSGKTLTAAAGTSKCANKKIILAIGVTVALTCVGLLNAARPPALVHVEIPVHNLPASFNNLKLVLLADIHLGATVGKSKLAMIVRMVNDLQPDMVVIAGDLTDSPVSSLGTATEPLRQLQPRLGTYFITGNHEYYTADVSNWFSHLRSLNIQPLHNSNARVSLSRDSDEWLCLAGVDDLEARLLRYTGHGMDLEKALTGCSPDRAIVLLAHQPLAAKKALQARPDISLILSGHTHGGQIFPLTIAAYLLNPFFSGLYKVGDRSFVYVTPGTMYYGIPMRIASRAEITEIILKSP; this is translated from the exons ATGACCACCTTTGGAAAGCTTTCTGTGGAGGTGAAAGTGGCGATTGCAAGTGGCGTTGTTTTCTTTTCCATGTTTATCTCCAGAACGTTCTTGACGGAAAACGTCGACAAAGTGACGAGATCGAAATTGTTCCGATTTCAGTTCTTGCTGTTAGTCAACTGCTTGATGCTACTCGGCTCGCTGTACATTTGGAAGAAGACGGTTGTGACTTTGTGCAGAGCGAGCGGTCCAGCTTCCTACCTGACAGGCTGCTGGAAATGTACTGTGCTGTTGTTTCTCGCGTTTGCCCACCTCAGTTACTTCACGTTGCTGTACCTGGTTTCAGAAGAACCTTACACGTTTTCGCTGATCGCTTACACCTGCCTCGGGTCCTACGTCATTCTACTATTTTTCTTATTTACTTTCGGGTGCATCGAGCAAGGCTACCGTCTCCTTGCACGAAGATCAGGCAAAACACTGACTGCCGCAGCCGGCACCAGCAAGTgtgcaaacaaaaaaatcatcCTGGCCATCGGTGTCACCGTGGCATTGACCTGTGTGGGCCTTCTCAATGCTGCCAGACCCCCTGCATTAGTACATGTAGAAATCCCGGTGCACAATCTACCGGCTTCATTCAATAACCTGAAGCTGGTTTTACTGGCAGACATTCACCTTGGCGCCACCGTGGGGAAGTCAAAGCTTGCAATGATTGTGCGAATGGTAAATGACCTGCAGCCAG ATATGGTAGTGATTGCTGGGGACCTGACTGACTCTCCGGTGTCTAGTCTCGGTACAGCCACAGAGCCTCTGAGGCAGCTTCAACCCCGACTGGGAACGTACTTCATTACAG GTAACCACGAGTACTACACTGCGGACGTCAGTAACTGGTTCAGCCACCTCAGGTCATTAAACATCCAGCCTCTTCACAACAGCAACGCCAGGGTCAGCCTGTCCCGGGACAGCGATGAATGGCTGTGTCTGGCGGGAGTGGACGACCTGGAAGCCCGGTTGTTACG GTACACAGGACACGGGATGGATCTAGAGAAGGCCCTCACTGGATGCAGCCCTGACCGAGCCATTGTGCTGCTGGCTCACCAGCCCCTCGCTGCCAAGAAAGCTCTGCAGGCACGGCCAGACATCAGCCTCATCCTCTCAG ggcaCACCCACGGTGGACAGATATTCCCTCTCACCATCGCTGCCTACCTGCTCAACCCTTTCTTCAGCGGACTCTACAAGGTGGGAGACAGGAGCTTCGTCTATGTCACGCCCGGAACAATGTATTATGGGATACCCATGAGGATCGCAAGCAGAGCAGAGATAACAGAAATCATTCTGAAGAGTCCCTGA